A single Gemmatimonadales bacterium DNA region contains:
- a CDS encoding serine hydrolase, whose amino-acid sequence MKSHAVGQSLLIAFAACTLCTASRAGAQVPAKSTLPGDAALTRRVDSIFAPYDAAGSPGCAVAVISAGRIRYERGFGLADVASGARITPASVFGLASLTKQFTAFSILLLAQDHRLSLDDDVRKWIPELPDYGVPMGQITIRRVLYHISGIPNYLAMLNTGWAITDPLTQHDVLEFLKDKPLDFASGSRYSYSNSGYVLLEMIVKRASGKSLREFAQARIFGPLKMTSTTYRDDHSRPIPGLANAYISKSTTVPGDQRLVENGPEWQLANSRTDVVGDAGLYSTVEDLARWDANFYSGAVGGLALVRMMQRGGVLTSGDTVAYGAGLMLGAFRGLRTIGHIGGWSGYQTWLVRYPDQKFTLAILCNRRGFTPDRDPSHAIATIYLGKQMVVPEVALVVTEAFDHGGADSAVRAYHALRARYPAIAFEEDQLNALGYQLMATGRIEAAIVAFRLNVEAYPRSANTWDSLAEAYMNHGDKALAIENYERSLALNPENANAVKMLSKLRGP is encoded by the coding sequence ATGAAAAGTCACGCCGTGGGGCAATCCCTTCTCATCGCCTTTGCGGCGTGCACCCTCTGCACCGCCTCCCGCGCAGGCGCACAGGTGCCGGCGAAGTCCACTCTGCCGGGTGACGCAGCGCTCACGCGGCGCGTCGATTCGATCTTCGCACCGTACGACGCAGCCGGATCACCCGGTTGTGCCGTGGCGGTGATCAGCGCCGGACGCATTCGCTATGAACGAGGCTTCGGACTCGCCGACGTCGCGAGTGGCGCGCGAATCACTCCGGCATCGGTCTTCGGCCTGGCGTCGCTGACCAAACAATTCACGGCCTTCAGCATTCTGCTGCTGGCCCAGGATCATCGCCTGTCCCTCGACGATGACGTACGAAAATGGATCCCGGAACTACCAGACTATGGCGTGCCGATGGGTCAGATCACCATCCGGCGGGTGTTGTATCACATCAGCGGCATCCCGAACTACCTGGCGATGCTCAATACCGGCTGGGCGATCACGGATCCGCTCACACAGCACGACGTGCTGGAGTTTCTCAAGGACAAGCCGCTCGATTTCGCTTCGGGATCCCGCTACAGCTACAGTAATTCCGGCTACGTGCTCCTCGAAATGATCGTGAAACGCGCCTCGGGCAAGTCACTGCGCGAGTTCGCCCAGGCACGGATCTTTGGTCCGCTGAAGATGACGTCCACCACCTACCGCGATGATCACTCCCGTCCCATCCCTGGGCTCGCGAACGCATACATCAGCAAAAGCACCACGGTTCCTGGTGATCAGCGCCTGGTCGAGAACGGTCCCGAGTGGCAGCTGGCAAACTCCAGGACCGATGTAGTCGGCGACGCCGGCCTCTACTCGACGGTCGAGGACCTCGCCCGCTGGGACGCCAATTTCTACAGCGGTGCCGTCGGCGGACTGGCGCTCGTTCGCATGATGCAGCGGGGAGGTGTGCTCACCTCCGGCGATACCGTCGCATACGGGGCAGGGTTGATGCTCGGTGCGTTCCGCGGCCTCCGCACCATCGGCCACATCGGCGGGTGGAGCGGATATCAGACCTGGCTCGTTCGCTATCCCGACCAGAAGTTCACGCTGGCGATTCTCTGCAATCGGCGCGGCTTCACCCCCGACCGCGATCCGAGCCACGCGATTGCCACGATCTACCTTGGCAAACAAATGGTGGTGCCGGAGGTCGCGCTGGTGGTAACCGAGGCGTTCGACCATGGCGGTGCAGATTCCGCGGTGCGCGCCTATCATGCATTGCGGGCTCGGTATCCGGCGATTGCCTTTGAGGAAGACCAGCTCAATGCGCTGGGATATCAGTTGATGGCGACGGGCAGGATCGAGGCGGCGATCGTGGCATTCCGTCTCAACGTCGAGGCGTATCCCCGGAGCGCAAATACCTGGGACAGTCTCGCCGAGGCGTACATGAACCACGGCGACAAGGCGCTCGCGATCGAGAATTATGAACGGTCGCTGGCACTCAATCCGGAGAATGCCAATGCGGTCAAGATGCTGTCGAAACTCCGCGGGCCGTAA
- a CDS encoding DUF3830 family protein, with translation MTGIRLSVAGHQFSARLEEATAPATCAAFRTLLPLRGKLLQARWSGQALWLPLNGLQLPAGPENVKHRPEPGEILFYPGGESDPEILIPYGVTAFAARCGPLSGNHFLTLELDAATLLEFGRRVWFDGAVEAVFEQVTSGTS, from the coding sequence ATGACCGGCATTCGGCTCTCCGTCGCGGGTCACCAGTTTTCCGCACGCCTGGAGGAGGCAACGGCGCCGGCAACGTGCGCTGCCTTCCGCACACTCCTGCCGCTGCGGGGAAAGCTCCTGCAGGCGCGGTGGAGCGGCCAGGCGCTCTGGCTACCGCTCAACGGATTGCAACTCCCGGCGGGACCTGAAAACGTCAAGCACCGCCCGGAACCTGGCGAGATCCTCTTCTATCCCGGTGGAGAGAGCGACCCCGAGATTCTGATCCCCTACGGGGTGACGGCCTTTGCGGCGCGATGCGGACCGCTCTCGGGAAACCACTTTCTCACGCTGGAGCTCGACGCGGCAACGCTGCTGGAGTTTGGTCGCCGGGTGTGGTTCGACGGAGCAGTCGAGGCCGTGTTCGAACAGGTCACTTCAGGGACCTCGTGA